The genomic DNA CGAGGGTGCGGCGCCGGACCCCTACGCCGACGCGCAGGTGTTCTATTCCACCTGCCCGCCCGAGTGCCAGCACCACAACCTGAAAGGCTACGTGGTGGACGGCAAGCTGGTGAAGGTGGAGTCGTCCGAGCTGAACGACTGCGCGGCCTGCGCGCGCGGCATCAGCCGCTCGCAGATGGTGAACGACCCCGACCGCCTGACCATGCCGCTTCTGCTGGACGGCGAGAAGGGCAGCGGCCAGTTCAAGGAGATCAGCTGGGACGAGGCGTTCGACCTCATCGAGCAGAAGTTCAAGGACGCCATCGCGACCGACGGCAACAAGTCCATCTGCTACGTCACCGGCTCCGGCAACTTCGGCGCCATGCACGGCCCGGTGGCCAACGCGTTCTTCGGGCACCTGGGCGGCGCGTCGACCACGGTGGGCTCGCTGTGCTGCGCGGGCACCACGGCGGCCATCGTGCCCATCTACGGCAAGCGCTTCCTCGACTGCCGCAACCAGATCGAGAACAGCACCTACGTCGTGGTGTGGGGCAACAACCCCGCCATCTCGAAGCAGGGCTACTTCCAGCGCTTCGAGCACGTGGTGGAGAACGGCGGCAAGCTCGTGGTGATCGACCCCATCTACACGGAGTCGGCCGCCAAGGCCACCGACTGGCTGCAGCCCTGGCCCGGCACCGACGCGGCGCTCGGCCTGGCCATGCTCAAGGTCATCGTGGACGAGCGGCTCTACGACGAGGAGTTCCTGCTCGCGCACACGTGCGCGCCGTGCCTCGTGGACCGCGCGACGGGCGAGCCCGTGCTGAAGAACGCCGACGACCCCGCGTCGTTCGTCGTGTTCGACAAGAAGAGCGGCGAGGTGGTGCCGCACGACCAGAGCGGCATCGAGGCGGCCCTCACGCTGGACGGCACCGACGCGGCCGACGCCTACCAAACCGAGTTCGAGCTGATCGTGGCCGAGGCGTCCGCGTGGGATCTCGCGGCGGCCGAGGAGGAGTGCGGCGTTCCCGCGGCGGACATCGAGCGCATCGCGAAGGAGTACGCGGGCGCCGAGCACGCGATGATCGTGCAGAACATGGGCGGCTTCATGCGCACCGAGAACGGCACGTACGCCACGGCCGTGGGTGCGTACCTGGCGGCGTTCTGCGGCCAGGTGGGGCACGTCGGCGACGGCGTGAGCGACGCGGGCGGCATGAACGAGGTGGCCACGGGCAACCCGCTCGAGGTGCCGAAGGCCACCGAGGAGGTGGCAGCCATCCCGCGCTTCACGTTCGGCGAGGCCGTCCTGAACGAGGATCCCGTGAAGGTGAACGTGCTGTGGTCGATGACGGGCAACCCCATGACGCAGTGGCCCAACACGGGCATGGTGAAGAAGGCGCTCGAGAAGATCCCGTTCGTGGTGACGGTGGACCAGTACCTCACGTCCACGGCGCTGTACTCAAACCTCGTGCTGCCGTGCACCGGCATCTTCGAGACCGAGGGCGTGCTGGCCAACGCGCGCAGCCACTGGATCCAGCTCATGGAGAAGGCGGTCGACGGCCCGGGCGAGTCGAAGAGCGACCTCGAGATCTTCGCCGAGCTGGCCCGCCGCTTCGGCTTCGGCGACGCGTTCGACGTGCCCATGAAGGACCTCATCTCCAACGTGCTGGAGCCCACGGGCATCACCTACGACGAGCTCGTGGAGAAGAAGGCCGTCGACGTGGTGGGCAAGGACTACATCCCCTACAAGGACGGCGTGTTCTTCACCGCGTCGAAGAAAGCCGAGTTCTGGGTGGGCGCCTGGAAGAAGGAGGGCTTCAACCCCATCTGCAGCTACGCCCGCTCCGAGGAAGACGCGCGCAACGGCGATGAGCTGGCGGCGAAGTACCCGCTATTCAGCGTGCAGCGCAAGACGTACCGCAGCGTGCACTCCACGTTCAACAACCTGGAGTGGATGGACGAGGTGTGCGATCGGAAGCCGGTCGTCCTGCTGAACGAGGCGGACGCCGAGGCGCGCGGCATCGCCGACGGGGACGCGGTGGTCGTGTTCAACGACCGCGGCGAGCATCGCGGCGTGGCCGAGGTGAACGACCGCATCAAGGCCGGCGTGGTGGGCTTGCAGAACGGCTGGTGGGAGCAGCAGGGCGGCTCGTCGAGCTACGTCACCAACGACAAGTGGAAGACGCTCGGCGGCACCCACTGCTGCAACCAGACCCTCGTCGACGTGAAGAAGGAGGCGTAAGCCATGGCGCTCGGATTCTGGATGAACAACAAGAACTGCTACGGATGCAAGACATGCTCCATCGCCTGCAAGAGCGAGAAGCAGCTTGACCAGGGCGTGCTGCTGCGCCATGTCACGGAGATCAAGCAGGACGACCCGCGGGCGCTGTCGTTTTTGTCCCTGTCGTGCAACCACTGCGACGAGCCCGCGTGCGTGGCGAACTGCCCCGTGCAGGCCTACACGAAGCTGGAGAACGGCATCGTGCAGCAGAACCACGACCTGTGCATCGGCTGCAAGACGTGCATCGAGGCGTGCCCGTACCATGCGCCGTGCTACGACGAGCAGGAGAGCAAGACGTACAAGTGCGACATGTGCACGGACCGGCAGGAGCGCGGCGAGCTGCCCGCCTGCGTGGCGGCGTGCCCCGGCATGAACCTCGCGGTGGGCGAGATGGCCGACCTCGAGAAAGCGCACCAGGCCGACATCGTGTCGGACGACGCGGTGGAGACGAAGCCGAACTTCGTGATCACCGTCGATCCGGCGCTTTCCGCCGAGCCCGACGACACCGCCGTGGAGGCGCGCGCCGCCGAGCTGGCCGCGTCCAAGACCGCGAAGAAGGCGTAAACCCCTCCGGCTCCGCGCGCCCTCTCCCTCCCGGCGCGCAGGGTTTCTGCGAACGGCCCCGCACTGGCGGGGCCGTTTTGCCTGTTCGGCGGCATCCTCCGGATCGTACGATGCCCCCTGAACCCAAGATGGTTCGCTTCGACGATGGCGCGCGCCGCCTCCGTTTCCCTACCATGCTCTTCGCGCGGGGGAGCCGGCCGGACGTTCGGCCGCCGCGCGGACGAGAACAGGAGAGGAAGGAGACCGATGCACGCACAACGCAAGATCGCGCTGGTCGCCGTGTGCGCCTTGTTGGGGACGGTCGGCATCGCCGGCTGCGCTCCCCAAACGAACGAGGCGCT from Eggerthella lenta DSM 2243 includes the following:
- a CDS encoding molybdopterin-containing oxidoreductase family protein, encoding MRKSADQALPSLSRRTFVAAAATTGAAAALGLSGCSPKADTEAGAGADAEGAAPDPYADAQVFYSTCPPECQHHNLKGYVVDGKLVKVESSELNDCAACARGISRSQMVNDPDRLTMPLLLDGEKGSGQFKEISWDEAFDLIEQKFKDAIATDGNKSICYVTGSGNFGAMHGPVANAFFGHLGGASTTVGSLCCAGTTAAIVPIYGKRFLDCRNQIENSTYVVVWGNNPAISKQGYFQRFEHVVENGGKLVVIDPIYTESAAKATDWLQPWPGTDAALGLAMLKVIVDERLYDEEFLLAHTCAPCLVDRATGEPVLKNADDPASFVVFDKKSGEVVPHDQSGIEAALTLDGTDAADAYQTEFELIVAEASAWDLAAAEEECGVPAADIERIAKEYAGAEHAMIVQNMGGFMRTENGTYATAVGAYLAAFCGQVGHVGDGVSDAGGMNEVATGNPLEVPKATEEVAAIPRFTFGEAVLNEDPVKVNVLWSMTGNPMTQWPNTGMVKKALEKIPFVVTVDQYLTSTALYSNLVLPCTGIFETEGVLANARSHWIQLMEKAVDGPGESKSDLEIFAELARRFGFGDAFDVPMKDLISNVLEPTGITYDELVEKKAVDVVGKDYIPYKDGVFFTASKKAEFWVGAWKKEGFNPICSYARSEEDARNGDELAAKYPLFSVQRKTYRSVHSTFNNLEWMDEVCDRKPVVLLNEADAEARGIADGDAVVVFNDRGEHRGVAEVNDRIKAGVVGLQNGWWEQQGGSSSYVTNDKWKTLGGTHCCNQTLVDVKKEA
- a CDS encoding 4Fe-4S dicluster domain-containing protein; the protein is MALGFWMNNKNCYGCKTCSIACKSEKQLDQGVLLRHVTEIKQDDPRALSFLSLSCNHCDEPACVANCPVQAYTKLENGIVQQNHDLCIGCKTCIEACPYHAPCYDEQESKTYKCDMCTDRQERGELPACVAACPGMNLAVGEMADLEKAHQADIVSDDAVETKPNFVITVDPALSAEPDDTAVEARAAELAASKTAKKA